The uncultured Trichococcus sp. DNA segment CCACAAGGCTGATCAGCATCGAGCAACCCGGCATCTGTTCCTACAAGATGGCCTGCCGTTTCTCTATGAGCCCATACCCCCACCAATTCCATGTCTTCTCTTCCTTGTATACAACGTATTGCGATCGCTGCCACATTACCTGTGCCAATAACTACAACTTTCAATTTTTTTGTCATTTATTACTTACTCCCTTGGAAACTTTTTAGTTTCTGAATATATTCGTAAATTTATCTGATTTAAAAAAAACAGATTGGGATTCCAAAATTGTTAACTTATAACTTACAATTTCCCTCTGTAACTTCCCAAAACGCAAAGGCTCGTAGTAGTTTCTTGAAACTGTATGAATTATTCAGGTAGTTATTGACTAATCGATTCCATTTTTTTCTCAATATCATAAAAATGTAGAGCAATTAACATAAGCATACATATGACAGCTGGAATAAGAGAATACAATGATCGGATAGAAAAAATAGCGCTGGCTGACTGCTCTGCTTGAGATCCAATGTATCCTCCTAGTGCCATCACAAAGCCGACACTAACGGCTGCAATTCCTTGACCAATTTTTGCAGCGAAATTGGTCACGGAAGTCGGCAGACCTTCTACTCTAGTACCCGTTTTTTGCTCTCCATAATCAATACATTGTAAGATAAAGTAACTATTCATCATGGTAATGGTTGATGCACCTGTACCTGAAATCATTCCTGTTAAAAAAACCACAGGCAAATTAGTTGGAAAAATAAAACGTAAAATATTTGCAATAGTTGCTAAAATCAAACCAATTTTCACAAACTTTACTGCTCCGATCGTTCGAATTGCTACAGGAAAGAGAAGTAAAATAAATGGAGCTGCTAACCCTACCAATCCTGCTATCCCAAGTAATGAAAGGTTACCAATTACATAAGTAAAATAGTATGTACCAGCGACACTAACGATGTTTTGTACTAAATTTGCTCCTAAAATGATCAAAGATAGAATGAAGATATATTTATTTTGTTTTAAGATACTTATTCCTTTTTTTATACTGATTTTCTCTTCTTTTGCTTCACTGTCAATCGTTCTTATCTCTTTTATTGCCACGAAGCGAATGAGACCCATCAACATCATCGGTATTCCTAGAATAAGAGATATTTTGGTCCAGCCTCCAGGTTGAGTTCCTAAGGTCGCCATTAATGAAGGAAGAATTGTGCTGATTGCTACTGAAAATAACATAGTAAGTGCACCTGAAATCGATAATAGCTTTCCTTGCTTTGTTCTTTCTTGAACAGCTCTGCCTAAATAAACCGTTTCTGATGCCATCAAAAAGGTTGAACAAACTGAAAAAATTAAGGTATACATAATGAACACATAGATGATTTTTCCAGTTTCGCCAAAATTAGGGGTACTGAAAAGCAATATGATTAGAATCCATAATGGAATGATGAAGAGTTCATACGGCCTTGCTTTTCCTAATTTTGTGTCTGTTCGGTCAATTGCAAATCCGACTAATAAGTCAGTTATACCGTCAAAAAGTTTTGAAACTAATAAAATGACACCTACTACTCCAGCGCCTAAACCTAAAACCTCGGTAGAATAATAGGTAACTTGCATCATAAGTATGACACTTATCGCTACAGATATAGATCTTGATGCCCAAGCCGGTGTGTACCACAAAGGCATCTTTTTTGACACTTCTTGATTAATCGTTTTTTCCATTTCTCTTCCTTCTTCCTTTTTATAAGTATTGGTTAATTGCCTGTTTTCGGTACTATTCGTAAATTTGAAACGGTGTTCCTCTTTTATCCCTGATATGATTCAACAAAGGCTTTGTAAAACCTCAGAATGATCTTGAGCTGCGAAAGTTGAGTTTCTGATTTAATCCTTTGCATAATTGTTTTACCTTTCAATCTCTTTTTCCCAAATCTCTGCCAACCTATAAAAACTTTCTTTCGGTTTTCTTGTTTGAGTTTTTCTGTCTACTTCAATAAGACCGAATGTTTTACTATAACCTAATTGCCATTCAAAGTTATCTAATAACGACCAATGCATATATCCTAAAACAGGAATACCATCTGCTACACATCGCTTTACCCCACTTAAAGCTTCTTCAATAAACGTTACTCGATCCTTATCATTATCTGTTGCAACGCCATTTTCTGTCACAATAATAGGGAGATTCAATTCGCTAGAAACTTTACGAATAACATTTTCTAAAGCTTGAGGATAGAATTCATAACCCATTTGTGTTTTCTTCTTTTCTTCTGGAACAGATAGCTCTCCTTCTTCACCTACTAGCGTTCTGGTATAGTTTTGAAGTCCAAAAAAGTCATCTTTTTCAATAAATGGAAGGTAGTGTTTGAATTCATCATCCCACATCTCACCGGCTTTTTCTGTCCCATTCCCTACAATTTGAATATCATGAAGAGAAAGAGTTAGACCAATTTTAAAACGATTATCCACTGTTCTCATAACATCTCTCGCTGCTTCATGAGCTTGCATAATTAGTAAATCCCCTTTTGGTGTACAGGGGCTCAAAAAAGTATTAACGCTTTCAATTCCGCCGAATGCTTTACCCGCTTCTCTTTGCCCAACCATCATTTCTTCCGGTAATTGAAGATTAACTCCGACTTGAATATTAATTCCTAAACTTTTTGCAAAAGATTTCATAACTGTGATAAGTTCTTTTCTCATATTTGCTTCATTAATTGTACAGATAAATTCCATCAAGTCCCCTAATTCGGTTACCACATACCTACAATAATTTTTAAAGTAATCAACAATTCCCTCATTTTCCCATCCCCCTTCTCTGATTATCCATTGCGGGGAAGAAAAATGATGCATGGTTACAATTGGGGTTATTTTGTTTTCATGACAGCATTCCAGCACATCTCTATAGTGTTCCGTTGCTTCTCGATTAAATATTCCTTTCTCCGGTTCAATCCGTGCCCATTCAATAGAAAATCGATACGCATTCATTCCCGCTTTTTTCATCAATTGAATATCTTCTTCATACCGATTATAATGATCCACTGCTTCTCCAGACTTTTCTTTAAAAGAGCTATTTTTCAAATGTTCCATAATCCAAAAGTCGCTGTTATGATTATTTCCTTCTACTTGATAGGCTGCCGTTGCAGCACCCAGCAAAAAATTATTTGTCATTTTTTCTCGCTTCCTTTCAATAATACATGTTTGATATAGTTATCTTTGTTTCTTTGTTATAAAAATAAAATTGTCGCAAATTACTTCCTATGATATGATTCTGTAAAAGTAAACAATCAGTTACCCCATGTTTCGACATTTTTTAAAAGGAGGAAATTTAGTTGAACGAAAAGCAACAAATATTGGAAACAATCTATGACTACTTCTCGTTTCCAGCATCTAGCGTGAATGAGAATATACCCTTTTCTTCTTCTGACCAGCAGGATATCAACTTGTCTATTTATACTTTAGAAACTGTTAATTCCTATCAGCTATATGACTTCAATTCACCTTTTAAATTGTCACTCATTGATCATCACGGCGACTTTTCTTCCTATCTATTTACAGATATGGTTACTTCCATATTTAGTAACAATCAGACGAATGAGGATACATCCAGTCAATTACATAAGCATAATTTTTTTGAATTAATATATGTAATTGACGGACAAATTGATTTTAGGATTGAAGATACGCACCGGCGCTACCATGCTGGCGATGCATGTATCATAAATTCAAATGTAAAGCACGTAGAGCTCAGAAACTCTCAATGCACGGTTTTATATCTTAATTTCAAACCGGAATTTTACAAGAATTTAAACTTATACTTTCAAGAAAGTAATGATCAACCTACTGAGCTTTCTAACTTTTTCAAAAGAAATGAGCACAGTACGCAGCGAATCGATTATATAGATTTTTTTCCAGTTCCTTCCGCAATAAGGGATCCTTCCCAAGAGTCTTTACAAGTGCTGTTCCATCTTATCGAAGAACTTCTTTTTAAACGAGCGGGTTACCAAGATATCGTCACTGGATACATCAAGCGCTTATTCTCTTTTCTACAAACCCCTTCTACTTACAGTTGTTCCAATACCCAGTTTCAAATATTGGAAAGTCAGTCTCTCTTTGAGCGTACTCTTTCATACCTATACAACAATAAACGCAAAGTTTCCAGAGCCGAGTTGGCAGAAGAACTCCATTACAATGGAAATTATATTAGCCACGTCTTTCAGAAACATACAGGGCAAACGCTCGCAAGTTACATTCGCAACAACTATTTAAATGAAGCAAGTAATTTATTGTTGAACACTACAATGAGCATCACAGATATCATTAAAAAACTAGGTTTCGAAAATCGAACTGCTTTCTATAATCAATTTAAAAACAAATTCGGTGTTACACCTCAAATATATCGAAATTCTATTGAAAAAAAACGTTAATTATCGTTTTTATCTAATACTTTAATAGTAGCTTTTTGCTTGGATAATCTTTCTGCTTCAATTTCTATCGTGACCTCACCCGGTTCTGAACAAAGAACAACCGCTAGTGCTTTTCCATAATATGAGGTAAATTGTCCATTCACATAAGATTCTTCTGTCCTTGGATTTGCACTTCCAAATCCAAGGAGCTCTCCACCTATAACATGAATATGGAGCAAACGATCGGCATTTGATTCTACTATTCCATTTTTATCTTCAATGTTTATGGGTACATAAACAATCTCCCCAGCCTTTACTTTCGTTTCTTCAGGATTCACTCCAATGTGAAGGTCTTCTTCAGCACTTATTAAACTGTTTCTGCCGATTTCATAATTGTTTTTGTCATAAGCGATTGCTTCTAAATGGCCTGCTTTGTACTTTGTATGAAATAGAGCTTTCATTTCCTCTACTTTTTGTCTACCAATTTCTTCCCCATTTAAGTGGAGCACGATAAGATCTGCATCTGCATATACTTCTACAATTGCATCGTTTCCTACACAGTTTTTCCACGACCAGCTCGGCAAAGCATTTGTTCCACGCCAGACAGATTTGGCGGGTTCGATTCCTCCGTGGTTAGGCGGCTGAACGCCAATATACGGTTTTTTTGCTGTCCCCCAAACCACAGACGCATACCCTGCTTCGCCGTTATCATTACCTAAGATATCAAAGACACCCATATCTGCTAATAGCCAAGGATAGGGCTTTTCAAATCCAAAGTCATCTTCTGAATAAGCCCAAGCCCCTGCACCAACTTCTCCTAGATAATCCCATGCAGTCCACATGAAATCGCCAATAAGATAGGGATATTTTTTTACCATTTCCCAATTCTTATAAATATCTTGCGGAAACGTTTCACTTCCATATAATAAACGATTTGGATTTACTTCCCCTTCAAGCGGGTATCGACCTGATGCATAGTTATATCCAGCTATATCTAATAAATCCAAACCAGGGGAAGTCGCTATATTAGCTTCTTTTGAATTTGAAGAGTGATTCATCCCTACCCCTATTTTTGAAGTCATAATGTTAAACATTTTGCTACTGTTCGGCAATTGTTGTTTTTCATCCCTGCCGCCCTCATCTTTATAGATAAATTCCCCTTTTGCAGCCATGGAAACAATCATTAAGTTCATCCCACAGGTTACAGGTCGTGTAGAATCTAATTCATGCAAGATTGAAATAATTTCTTCTTCCAGTTCCAGTCCTTCTTGACTAGCAGGTTCCGAAACTTCATTTCCAATTGAGTACATAATGACTGAGGGATGATTGTAATCTTTCTCTACCATTGCTTTCAAATCAATGTGGTATCCTTCTTTAAAATCTAAAGCATAATCATATTTATTTTTTCTGGAATACCACATATCCCAAGTTTCATCTATTAGATACATTCCATAGTAATCACAAGCTTTTACCAGAGCTTCAGAGGCAAAATTATGAGAGCTTCTTAATGCATTAAATCCTGCTTCTTTTAGAATCCTCACCCTTCTAAATTCTGATTTTCCATAAGTTTTAGCCCCTAGAATGCCATTATCATGGTGGATGCACCCTCCCCTCAATAATGTTTCTTTACCGTTGATAAACAACCCCTTTGGGCTCCATTCAATTTTTCTAATTCCAAAAAGAACTGATCTTTTTTCTAGAACTCTATCATTCAGTGATAAAGTAACGTTGCACTCATACAAATGAGGGCTATCATCACTCCATAGCTTAGCTTCGGGGATTGTTAACTCTGCCCTTCCTTCGTTATCTGTTTTTGCGCTTATGATCTTTTCTCCAGAATCAATAATATCAATGGTCGCGATTCCTCCTGTGGAAGAAACATCAACTAAAATTTTTGCAGGATCAATAGAAATTGTTGTAATTTTTACTCCAGTAGGCAAAATATGTATTTTTTCTTGTTCCCATATCCAAACCGGCCGATAAATTCCACTCCCAGTGTACCAACGGCTGTTTGGCATCTCACTGTTGTCAGCTATTACTTGGATAATATTTTCTTTTCCATACTCCAAAAAAGGATCTGCCTTAATCCAGAATGGACGATAGCCATACGAGCAATAATTAGCCTCTTTTCCATTTATATTTACTACTGCTTTTTTATAGACACCTTCAAATTCAAAAGTAATTTCTTTTTCTTTCCACTCTAAAGGAACGAAGAAGTTTTTCTCATAAATATACTTTCCGCCTGAAAAAAAAGCTCCTGCACTTCCCGAGGATTGATCAGCAGTTCTTTCTTCAAAAAGCATGGCGTCATGTGGTAAACGAACCTCCTTCTTTTCATCTTGATCAAATTTCCTAAACATCCAACCTTCATTCCAGTCTTTACGCATATATATGCCCTCCTATACTCTTTATATACTTAATAATTTAAAGGTTTTGGAAACCGTTTACAATGCGTTTGCACCCTCTATGATTTTGCAGGTTGTATCATTTCCGCAGGTTTATTTTAAATTTTCCATATTAAACCAAAAGAAAAAACTAATAAATTAGAAGAGAAATAGTATTTTATTATGCGTACTGTGCTATTAACGTGGATTCTGAAACTTTAGAAATCTGTTCTTCAGTACGCGTGTTTGCGTCCGACTTCCTTCAGATTCCACCTCACGATGGACACCCTTGTCTTTCGCTAACAGTTCCTACTGCAAAGTCTGTAGTGGACTTTAACCACCAAGTTATCACCGATATCAGGCGCACAAAAACAACGCAGATGAACGATGTCACTTGCGTTCCAGAAAGTAACTTGTAGAGAAAATTGACGACTCCTGAATATTGAAAATGAATAGAGCCACCTGTGTGTTTAGTGAATTCTTCCGTAAAGATTTTGAAGGATACAGTCCCGTTCCCTAGATGTTTTTCTGTGAACAGATAAAGAAAAGACATATTCTCACATTCGAAGATTTGTGAAAAGATTAAACACATGATTTTATTTCATATAACATCAAATGCTCTTGAAATAAGTACGCGTGGTCCGTTTCCTCTAATGGTTCATTGAAACAATAAATTGAAAATGCAAATAAATCTCTATTTTTCCTATAACTTTTCCTGAATAATTCATACAATTTCAAACAGCTATTACTAGCATTGCTGCAACAGCATTTTTCACTTGTTTGACAAACACCCTTAGGGTGTACAAAAAGAACCCCAATCTGATATGGTTAAGTCACCACAACACAACCATAGAAAGGGGTTCTCTCAATGGCTACATTACATGAAAAAAAGTTACAATTCAACTCTAAATTGACGGTTTCAAATACGGGTGGAAATCTATCCACCGACTCTGGGCTGATTCTCGTCAAAGAATTTATGGATTCCCTTAATTTTTCCGACCTATCAAAACAGCATCTGGAAATAGAGGACAAACGACTCTATCATACCCATGATAATTTTTCTTTGATGGAACAGTTGATTTATCAAAACATCGCCGGCTATTCGACCGATTCCTCCGCAAACCTGTTGAAGCAAGACCCTATTTTTAAGGTGGTTTTGGATAAATCCAATCTTGCCTCTCAGGCTTCACTTTCCCGATTCTGGGATCGCATAAGCGAAGAAAATATTTCTCAGCTGCAAGAGCTTAATCAAGCCATGATCGATAAGGTACGGTTGGCAAGAAATACGACGGAAATGATTTTCGACTTGGATTCGACCCATTCAGATACGTATGGAAACCAAGAGAAAACTGATTACAATGCGCATTATCAAACCAATGGCTACCATCCGTTAGTCGCTTTCGATGGATTGACGGGAGATTTCTTAAAAGCAGAACTTCGTTCTGGCAACGTCTACACGTCTACTGGCATTGGCGCTTTTGTGGAGCCGCTTTTTGAACATTATAACCAAGTGGTTCCTGTCAGCAATATTCTCGTCCGTGGAGATAGCGGGTTCGCTACTCCGGAACTTTACGATCTCTGCGAAGTTTATGGCAGCTTCTTTGTGATCCGCTTAAAAGCAAATCGAAACCTTTCGAAACTGGCGGAGAGCTTTATTCAGATTGATGACAATCATCCTTGGGATAAAAAAGAAGTCGTTTATTCTTCAACATCCTACCAAGCAAAAAGCTGGTCCAAAGAACGCCGCGTTTGTATCAAATCGACACGCGAAGCAGACGAGCTCCTATTCCGACATGAATACATCATCACCAACTACTCAAATAACGTCTCTGCGGAAACAGTCTTTCGGACGTACAGCAAACGTGGCACAATGGAAAACTTCATCAAAGAGGCGAAGAATGGCTTCTATTTTGATAAGACCGATAGCCCTTCATTTTTAGAGAATCACGCACGCATGATGGTAAGCCTGTTGGCTTACAACATCGTTAACTTTATGCGTACACTTTGTTTTACAAGCGGAGCGGCCAGCATGCAGGTGGACACAATCCGATTACGCCTCTTTAAGGTCGCAGGTAAACTAGTTCGAACAGGACGTAGACTACTGCTGAAACTCAGTTCTCATCATGTCCATCAGGAACTGTTCTATCAAGTCCTTGGAAATATCCAGCAACTCTGTTGGTAAATGAAATGGCTCGAATTTAAAATCGGATTTCTTTTCAAGGGACGAGTGCGTCCAAATTTGGCTGAATAGCCATGGTTTAACTAAGCAATTTAGATTTCTAAACCTGTTGGAATCTGAAACGTAACAAAAAGTACTGATTTCGGTAAAATTGACAACAATGGATCATTTTTGTATAGGTATGAATTATTCAGGCTTTTGTAACTTCTATAAAGATGTCCGGTAAATTCTTGAAGTAGCTTTTTACGGACTCGTTAATAATGTGATTCTCACATATGCGAATCCCTCATTTTACGTTTTTGTATCATTAGTCTTTAGCCACGAATAACGATGACAACTAGGAATTATCCAAAAATCTCTTGACTTAGAGTCAAGGTTAACCTGTATAATGCGCTTATGTTCGGAATTTTCCGGAGACGGTAGGTTGACGAAGAACAAGCTTCCCAAAAGATGTAACCGCAATCAAAAATCACTTTTCGAAGGAGAATGAAATGAAAAAACCAAACATGATGTTACTGGTCTTTAGCGCGATGAGCTTTGTGCTGGCCATGACGGCTTTTGTCTTCAGCGGCATTTTGGACAAGGTGGCTGTTTCGTTGGGCATTTCGGTGGCCCAGTCCGGTCTATTGAACACGATGTATTCTTATGGGGCCGCGTTCGGGGTGCCGATCACTTTGATCCTGTTCCGGAAGGTCGAACGCAGCCGGATGCTGAAGCTGATGCTGTTTGCGACAATTTTGACGACCTTCGCGCTCATCTATGCCCAAAATTTTGTGCAGCTGCTGATTGTCCGGCTGCTGATGGGGATCTCCGCCAACAGCTATGGCGTTTTGGCCATTTCGACGATCTTGGCGCTCTCTCCCAAGGATCGGCAAGGGCGTTCCTTGGCTTTCTATATCATGGGCAGTTCCCTGGCGCTCGTCATCGGCATCCCGTTGACGCGCGCCTTGTCCTCCATCCTGGATTGGCGGAGCATTTTTTGGATATTGAATGGCATGATGCTGTTGTCGCTTGCCTATTTCCTGAAATATTTACCGAAGGCGGATCACGCGTCCACCAAACTGAATCTGAAAAAAGAGCTGCAGTTCTTTAAGGACAGGAAAACGTTGCTGCTGCTTGCCTATACGTTGACCATGTTCATGGGGTACAATGCCTTCTACACCTATGCCACGCCCTACTTGTTGCTGCTTTTCCCTTCCATCGAGCCGCTGATGAGCCTGATTTTGGTTGCGCTTGGCCTTGCCAGTTTCACGGGCAATCTGATCGGCGGCCACGTATCGGATGCCATCGGATACGCCAAGTCCATGATGCTCGGGGCGGTGCTTCAGACAGCAGCGATGTTGCTGATTCTTGTTTTCCAAACGTCGAAGTGGTTAAGCGTGCTCTTCATTATCATGTGGCTGATGAGCGCCTGGTTTACCGGCCTGCAGCTCAACACCGGCATCGCCCAAGTAACCGAAAACAAATCCAGCTTCATGCTCAGCATCAATGGTTCCTTGATCCAACTGGGCGGTGCGTTCGGCGCCAGCCTGGCCGCCGTCGTCATCAACCTCAGCGGCATTCAGAGCATTGCCATCGTCACTCTCTTGACAAGTTTAGCGATTGTGCTGATCCAGATGGTTTCGATGAAGAAATATCCTTGATTCCGACTTGAAATCAATCACGAGGACAAAATCAAAACGATACTAAAAAAAAGCAAGAACTTCCCACAATCGGGTGAGTTCTTGCTTTTTGTTTAACTTTTTATCCTAGAAGATCCTTTATGCAACGGAAGCCGATGTTGTTGGCAGCCGACATTCCAGAATTGCCATTCCGCGCCGCAATCCGATACCTTTTGCAGTAAGACTGGTGGCAAAGAAATGAGCCGCCTCTTATCGCGTACAGGCCATCATCAGCAGTTTGAAAATTTTGCCAAAAATACTTACCGGATTTGGTCTGAAAGTCTGCTAAATCAATCCTAGCCGGGTTGCTACACCATTCCCATACGTTGCCGATCATTTGATAGATATCGTAGCCGTTCGGATCGTAATGTTTAGCAGGCGCCGTGCCGGCATAACCATCTGACGAATCGTTCAGCATCGGAAAATCCCCTTGCCAGATGTTGCAATGGTGCTGGCTGCCTTCCAACAGTTCAGTACCCCAAGGATACTTCTCTCGGGTTGTCCCACCTTTCGCGGCTACTTCCCACTCGGCCTCTGTAGGCAGACGTTTCCCCGCCCATTGGCAATAAGCCACCGCATCATTACGGGAGACCTGCACAACAGGATGATCCATCCGGTCTTTTAAGGATGACAGCGGGCCTTCAGGATGGCGCCAATCCGCTCCCTCCACGGCATACCACCAAGACATGTTCGGGACCAATCGGCTCCTGTTCTTGGTTGCCTCATCCAGGAAATAGTGAAATACAAATGACCAGCCGAAGCGTTCCGCCTCCGTTGTATAGCCCGTAGCGACAACGAATTCCCCGAATGAAGCGTTCGTTACTGTCGTCTCATCCATCATATATCCCGGCAGATCGATACTAATTTTTGGCCCTTCCCGATCAGCAAGGAAACCATCTGTTCCATTCGTTCCGATCTCATATAGCCCCTCAGGAACTTGAATCATGGCTGACCCTCCTTATTCAGAATAGCTTATACCCATTGTAGAGATTGATGGCCAAAACCAGAAGAATGACCCCTTGAAAAACGAACACAACCTTTTTGACGGATAAAAGCCGGCTTGCTTTCGCTCCAACCAAACCACCTAAAACTGCGGCGGGGATCACATACCACAGAATCTGCATATCATAGCGAGCGAAGCCTGTGGTTACGGCAATGGTTATGAGTTTTGCCAGTTGCGAGAAAAAGATGGTGCAGATCGAGTAGATGGTCGCTTCCTTGATTGGTAACGAGAACATTACCATCATCAAAGCGACATTGATCGGGCCCCCACCAATTCCCAACAGGCTCGCCAAGAATCCCAGAACCAATCCGCAAATCAGATACCATCCCGGGTGCATCAAATGGTAGTTCCCAAAAGGATAACGCGTATACAAAAAAGCAAAGATAAGTGTAGCCACGGTCAGAGCAATCTGAATCAATTGCACTGCACGGTCATCACTCAGGAGATACATTAGTCGTTCAAAAGATATATTCCCTAATATGCCGCCGAAGACCGCTCCAACTGAAATCCAACCCACAATGTGCCAGACGACCTTCATGCCCGTCCTTAATTGCCGAACAGTCGACACAACTGACATAGTAAAAACAGCCACCGTGGAGTAGAAGGAGATAGCCGATACGGAATGCGCCCCAATAAAGTCCAACATCGGTTTGATGATGACCCCACCACCCATGCCAGAGATGGCTCCAACGGCGTTGGCCAACACAATCACAGTAAAATAGATTATCCCGGTCAAACAGTCACCCCCTGTAATAATGCCAAAATCTCATCAATTTTCGGCACAAACTCCTTCAACAAGCTTTGATAGCCGCAAAAATCTTTTTCGTCCACATACATGGCATCCTTCATCCGTTTGCAGCCGCCGCGGCACATTGACCGGAATGGACAAGTGTTGCATTTTTCCGGTAGCGACGTCCTTGAACAAAGAAATTGTTTTGGAATGTCCTGCTCAAAAAGGTCCCGCAGTGTTTGGTTCTGGATATAACCCATGCGGTATTCGTCCAAAACATAGAAATCACAAGGGTACACACTGCCATCCGCTTCGATCACGTATTGTACTTGGCAATTTCCCAGAATCCCGCAGGCTGTCATTTCGTGACGGACCAGTAAATTAAAGATGTCATCAAATAGCTTGATGCTGATATAGTTCCCCTTCGCTAATTCAATGAACCAATAATCCAATATTTGCATATAAAAATCTGCGAACTTTTGTGGCGTTAATGCATGGCCAGTTCCATTACTCTCATTCAAATCATCCAGACAAGGAATGAACTGAACATAACGAATATTGTGATCCATCAAAAACCGGAATACTATCTCTGCTTCATCAGCAAGAGGTTCTGTCAGCACACAGAGGACATTGTAGTCTATTTCATAGCTGTCAAACAATTCTTTAGTCTGAAGCACCCTATGAAATGTCCCCCTTTTTCTCGTATCCAGCCGATTTAAATCATGATGAAGTGGATGACCATCAATCGACAGCCCCACAAGAAAGTGATGGTCTTTCAAAAATTCACACCAATTATCATTGATTATTGTGCCGTTTGTTTGGATGGCATAATGAACTGAGACTTTCTTATCTTGCCCTGAAACTAGCGAAATAATATTTTGGTAATAATTAAGCCCCGCTAAAGTAGGCTCACCGCCTTGAAAGGCTAAGGTCAACTCATCACCATCATTTAATTCTTTGAAAATGTTATCTATCATTTTTCTAGCTGTTTCTTCTTTCATCTTTCCAAACGAGCGAACTTCTCGCAAAGAACTGACATTCGCATAAAAGCAATATTTGCAACGTAAGTTGCACAGTGATGATGCAGGTTTAATCAATACGGATATATGTTTCATTTCATCACCTCTTCCCAGAAAAACGCATGCAGACTGCTATCAAGCTAAACTGGAGCATGCAACTGTTCACTCTTTATACCAATAACTGAAATCTATTATGCAATCATCTTAATCCCAAGCGGATATATTCCTCTTCAGGTGCCTCGATTTCTTCTAATTTAGCGATCAGCTTCTCAATCATTCGTTTCTCTAATCGTTCATCTGTAATTGGATTCTCTTGTAACGGATCCTGCTCCAGGTCGAATAAGAGATTTACTAGTTTATAGGAATTATAATA contains these protein-coding regions:
- a CDS encoding formylglycine-generating enzyme family protein — its product is MIQVPEGLYEIGTNGTDGFLADREGPKISIDLPGYMMDETTVTNASFGEFVVATGYTTEAERFGWSFVFHYFLDEATKNRSRLVPNMSWWYAVEGADWRHPEGPLSSLKDRMDHPVVQVSRNDAVAYCQWAGKRLPTEAEWEVAAKGGTTREKYPWGTELLEGSQHHCNIWQGDFPMLNDSSDGYAGTAPAKHYDPNGYDIYQMIGNVWEWCSNPARIDLADFQTKSGKYFWQNFQTADDGLYAIRGGSFLCHQSYCKRYRIAARNGNSGMSAANNIGFRCIKDLLG
- a CDS encoding MFS transporter; translated protein: MKKPNMMLLVFSAMSFVLAMTAFVFSGILDKVAVSLGISVAQSGLLNTMYSYGAAFGVPITLILFRKVERSRMLKLMLFATILTTFALIYAQNFVQLLIVRLLMGISANSYGVLAISTILALSPKDRQGRSLAFYIMGSSLALVIGIPLTRALSSILDWRSIFWILNGMMLLSLAYFLKYLPKADHASTKLNLKKELQFFKDRKTLLLLAYTLTMFMGYNAFYTYATPYLLLLFPSIEPLMSLILVALGLASFTGNLIGGHVSDAIGYAKSMMLGAVLQTAAMLLILVFQTSKWLSVLFIIMWLMSAWFTGLQLNTGIAQVTENKSSFMLSINGSLIQLGGAFGASLAAVVINLSGIQSIAIVTLLTSLAIVLIQMVSMKKYP
- a CDS encoding sulfite exporter TauE/SafE family protein; this encodes MTGIIYFTVIVLANAVGAISGMGGGVIIKPMLDFIGAHSVSAISFYSTVAVFTMSVVSTVRQLRTGMKVVWHIVGWISVGAVFGGILGNISFERLMYLLSDDRAVQLIQIALTVATLIFAFLYTRYPFGNYHLMHPGWYLICGLVLGFLASLLGIGGGPINVALMMVMFSLPIKEATIYSICTIFFSQLAKLITIAVTTGFARYDMQILWYVIPAAVLGGLVGAKASRLLSVKKVVFVFQGVILLVLAINLYNGYKLF
- a CDS encoding SPASM domain-containing protein encodes the protein MKHISVLIKPASSLCNLRCKYCFYANVSSLREVRSFGKMKEETARKMIDNIFKELNDGDELTLAFQGGEPTLAGLNYYQNIISLVSGQDKKVSVHYAIQTNGTIINDNWCEFLKDHHFLVGLSIDGHPLHHDLNRLDTRKRGTFHRVLQTKELFDSYEIDYNVLCVLTEPLADEAEIVFRFLMDHNIRYVQFIPCLDDLNESNGTGHALTPQKFADFYMQILDYWFIELAKGNYISIKLFDDIFNLLVRHEMTACGILGNCQVQYVIEADGSVYPCDFYVLDEYRMGYIQNQTLRDLFEQDIPKQFLCSRTSLPEKCNTCPFRSMCRGGCKRMKDAMYVDEKDFCGYQSLLKEFVPKIDEILALLQGVTV
- a CDS encoding IS1380 family transposase, which translates into the protein MATLHEKKLQFNSKLTVSNTGGNLSTDSGLILVKEFMDSLNFSDLSKQHLEIEDKRLYHTHDNFSLMEQLIYQNIAGYSTDSSANLLKQDPIFKVVLDKSNLASQASLSRFWDRISEENISQLQELNQAMIDKVRLARNTTEMIFDLDSTHSDTYGNQEKTDYNAHYQTNGYHPLVAFDGLTGDFLKAELRSGNVYTSTGIGAFVEPLFEHYNQVVPVSNILVRGDSGFATPELYDLCEVYGSFFVIRLKANRNLSKLAESFIQIDDNHPWDKKEVVYSSTSYQAKSWSKERRVCIKSTREADELLFRHEYIITNYSNNVSAETVFRTYSKRGTMENFIKEAKNGFYFDKTDSPSFLENHARMMVSLLAYNIVNFMRTLCFTSGAASMQVDTIRLRLFKVAGKLVRTGRRLLLKLSSHHVHQELFYQVLGNIQQLCW